TGGCGGATAATACGTGGACTGACCGGCAAAAGCTGGCACTCACCTGCCGTATTTTGTTCGAAAACGGCCACGACTCCGGCCTGGCCGGGCAAATAACCGCCCGCGGCCCGCAGCCCGGCACCTACTACACCCAGCAATTGGGCCTGGGTTTCGATGAAATCAGCGCGGGTAACCTGCTGCTGGTCAACGAGGATCTGGAAGTCCTCGAAGGCCACGGCATGCCCAACCCGGCCAACCGTTTCCACAGCTGGGTGTACCGCGCCCGACCGGACGTGAACTGCATCATCCATACCCACCCGACCCACGTCAGCGCGTTGTCGATGCTGGAGGTTCCACTGCAGATTTCGCACATGGACCTGTGCCCGCTGTATGACGACTGCGCGTTCCTCGAAGGCTGGCCGGGTGTACCGGTGGGCAACGAAGAAGGCGAGCTGATTGCCGGTGCATTGGGCAACAAACGGGCGGTGCTGCTTTCCCACCACGGTCAATTATCGACCGGGGCCAGCATTGAAGAAGCCTGCGTGATTGCGCAACTGATCGAACGGGCCGCCAGGCTGCAATTGCTGGCCATGGCTGCCGGCGAAATCAAGCCGATCCAGCCGGAACTGGGCCGCGAAGCCCATGACTGGATTGCCAGGCCCAAACGCCACACCGCCGCATTCAACTACTACGTCCGGCAAAACCTGCGTCGTCATGCCGATTGCCTCAACTGACTCCCACTTCTCCAAGGAATTCGACATGTCGACCCCTGATATCCACGGCATCATCGGCTACACCATCACCCCGTTTTCAGTTGACGGCGAACAGCTGGATCTGGAAGCGCTCGGGCTCTCCATCGACCGCCTGATCGACAGCGGCGTTCATGCCATTGCCCCCCTGGGCAGTACGGGCGAAGGCGCCTACCTGAGTGACAGCGAATGGGACCGGGTGTGCGAATTCAGCATCCAGCACGTGGCCCAACGCGTGCCGACCATCGTCAGCGTGTCTGACTTAACCACGGCCAAAGCCGTTCGCCGCGCGCGGTACGCCCAAGCCCGGGGCGCCGATGTGGTCATGGTGCTGCCTGCGTCCTACTGGAAGCTCAGCGAAAGCGAAATCCTCGCCCACTACCAGGCCATTGGCAGCAGCATCGACCTGCCGATCATGCTTTATAACAACCCGGCCACCAGCGGCACGGACATGTCGCCAGAGCTGATCCTGCGGATTTTCAATGCCGTGGAGAACGTCACCATGGTCAAGGAGAGCACAGGGGATATCCAGCGCATGCACCGTCTGCAACTGCTGGGCGAGGGGCAAGTGCCGTTTTACAACGGCTGCAATCCACTGGCACTGGAAGCCTTTGCCGCAGGCGCAAAAGGCTGGTGCACCGCAGCCCCCAACCTGATTGCGGAGCTCAACCTGGCGCTGTACGCAGCGGTTCAGGCCAACGATCTGCAACAGGCCCGGGCGCTGTTCTACCGTCAGCTGCCGTTACTGGATTTCATCCTCAAGGGCGGCTTGCCGGCAACCATCAAGGCCGGGTTGCGCAGCACCGGGCTGAAAGCCGGCAACCCGCGCCTGCCGGTATCGGCACTGGATGATGGCGCGTGCAAGCAGTTGCAAGGACTGCTCGACGCCCTGAGCTGATGAGTCCGGGATTTATCTGAGCCTGTGTGGTGTCCGGTCGCAGCCTTGCAGGTACGGGGGAAGGTTGCGTAGCAGTTGACGAGTGGTACGAGGCGGCGATCGAGGACAACGTCCCCGCACATCAGGTAACCGTGCTCAAGCCCGAAGAAATGCGCCGCATGGTTTTACGCAGCCTCGCTCCGCTTCTCAGCGGCTACGAAACTTCCCCGGCACTTGGCGGCAAGCACAAAACATCTGACGCCAGCGGCACCGCTCTTTTGGTGATCACGATCCGTGATCACGGCATCACCATAAACGATTGGCACACACAGGCAGCCTCGGTTGAAAGTGACGACATAGCCCCACTCATAAATCCAAGACAAGGAGGCCCCCATGCCCCAATCCCTGCCAACCCTGTGCGGTTCGATCATGGGCACGCCGTTTTCGCTCTCGGCCAAAATCCACAACGCGGCCTACGCGGCCCTGGGTCTGGACTACACCTTTGTCTGTTTTGGCGTCGAAGACCCGGGGGCCGCAGTGGCGGCCATCCGGGCGCTGGGCGTGCGCGGCATGAACGTGTCCATGCCCTACAAAACGGCAGTGATGGAGCATTTGGATGCCATCGACGAGTCAGCCCGAGTGATTGGCGCGGTCAACACCATCAATAACATCGACGGTGTACTGACCGGCTACAACACCGACTACCTGGGGGCGGTACGTGCCCTGCAGGAAGTCTGCGAACTGGGCAGCAAGCGTGTCGCCGTGATCGGTGCCGGCGGCGCAGCGCGCGCCGTGGTTTACGGCTGCCTGCACGCGGCGGCCCGGGTCACGGTGTTCAACCGCAACGCCGAGCGCGGCCAGGCACTGACCCAGGACCTGGGTGCGCAATGGGGCGGCAGCCTCGACGCATTCGACGCTCAGGCCTTCGATATCGTGATCAACGCGACATCCGTGGGCTTCAAACAGCCTGACAGCAACCCGCTGGACGGCCGCCTGGCCAGCCACCTGATTGTCATGGACGTGGCATTCATGCCCGTGCAGACCGCCCTGCTGTTGCAAGCCGCCGCGCTGGGCTGCCGCACCGTACCCGGCACACGCATGCTGGTGCTCCAGGCGTGTCGGCAAATCGAGTTGTACACCGGCCAGGATGCCCCCATCGACATCATGGAACAGGCCATGCTTGAAGAAATACAGAGGCTGAAATTGTAAGTAACCCTGCTGCCTATCAATAACAAGATGCCGTAAAGGCACCTACCAGAAGGTACCGCCATGACTCACGATCACGCCCCATCTGACATTGCCCCGCCCGTCGACGAGCCTGAACGCAAGAAGGATTTGCACCGTGCCGCCTGGGCCTGCTCCCTGGGCAGCGCCCTGGAGTACTACGACTTTGCCCTGTATACCCTGGCCGCTGCACTGATCTTCGGCCCGCTGTTCTTTCCTGAACAGACACGCACCATGAGCCTGATCGCCAGCTTCGGCACCTACTTCCTGGGCTTCGCGATACGGCCCCTTGGCGGTGTGCTGTTCGGGATGATCGGTGACCGCGTGGGGCGCAAGTTCGTGCTGACATCGACGGTGCTGCTGATGGGTATTTCCAGCACCTTGATCGGTGCCCTCCCCACTTTCAGCCAGGTCGGCTACCTGGCGCCAGTACTGCTGGTGGTCCTGCGCCTGCTCCAGGGCCTTGGCGCAGGGGCCGAACAGGCCGGTGCGGCAGTGATGATGACCGAGTACGCCCCCGAAGGCCGCCGCGGTTTCTACGCAGCCCTGCCATTCCTGGGCATTCAACTGGGCACCATCCTCGCGGCGGTGGTGTACTTCACGGTGGTCAGCAGCAGTGATAACGTCCTGGAAAGCGGACTGTGGCGCATACCGTTTTTCAGCAGCGTGGTGATCGTTGCCCTGGGCCTGTACATGCGGCTGTCACTCAAGGAGTCGCCGACTTTTATCCGCCTCAAGGCACTCAAACGCGTCTGCGAAAACCCGCTCAAAAGCGCGATGAAACATTCCAAACCAACACTGTTGATCGGCATTGGCCTGCGCCTGGGTGAAAATGGCGGTTCCTCGATTTATCAGGCCCTGGCCGTGAGCTACATCGTTAGCGTAGTCGGCCTGCAAGGGCCGGTGGGCGTACTGACCC
This genomic stretch from Pseudomonas deceptionensis harbors:
- a CDS encoding MFS transporter, producing the protein MTHDHAPSDIAPPVDEPERKKDLHRAAWACSLGSALEYYDFALYTLAAALIFGPLFFPEQTRTMSLIASFGTYFLGFAIRPLGGVLFGMIGDRVGRKFVLTSTVLLMGISSTLIGALPTFSQVGYLAPVLLVVLRLLQGLGAGAEQAGAAVMMTEYAPEGRRGFYAALPFLGIQLGTILAAVVYFTVVSSSDNVLESGLWRIPFFSSVVIVALGLYMRLSLKESPTFIRLKALKRVCENPLKSAMKHSKPTLLIGIGLRLGENGGSSIYQALAVSYIVSVVGLQGPVGVLTLICAASLGALTVPIAGKLSDRFGRVVVYRAFALLQLVLAFPVWWVLSQGNVVASIIAISIALGIGTWGMFGTQAALMPELFGSRHRYMGVSIAREASAVIAGGIAPLIGAGLIALVVASNDGDPNAGIGAWVPIACYLSLLTLITLYTTFKTPETLNRDLDEPRDAWEMMPAHSVGSVTPQPVVQPATR
- a CDS encoding aldolase, with the translated sequence MAKTLALPKDQLVQQALSQMQQTLADNTWTDRQKLALTCRILFENGHDSGLAGQITARGPQPGTYYTQQLGLGFDEISAGNLLLVNEDLEVLEGHGMPNPANRFHSWVYRARPDVNCIIHTHPTHVSALSMLEVPLQISHMDLCPLYDDCAFLEGWPGVPVGNEEGELIAGALGNKRAVLLSHHGQLSTGASIEEACVIAQLIERAARLQLLAMAAGEIKPIQPELGREAHDWIARPKRHTAAFNYYVRQNLRRHADCLN
- a CDS encoding dihydrodipicolinate synthase family protein — protein: MSTPDIHGIIGYTITPFSVDGEQLDLEALGLSIDRLIDSGVHAIAPLGSTGEGAYLSDSEWDRVCEFSIQHVAQRVPTIVSVSDLTTAKAVRRARYAQARGADVVMVLPASYWKLSESEILAHYQAIGSSIDLPIMLYNNPATSGTDMSPELILRIFNAVENVTMVKESTGDIQRMHRLQLLGEGQVPFYNGCNPLALEAFAAGAKGWCTAAPNLIAELNLALYAAVQANDLQQARALFYRQLPLLDFILKGGLPATIKAGLRSTGLKAGNPRLPVSALDDGACKQLQGLLDALS
- the aroE gene encoding shikimate dehydrogenase, whose translation is MPQSLPTLCGSIMGTPFSLSAKIHNAAYAALGLDYTFVCFGVEDPGAAVAAIRALGVRGMNVSMPYKTAVMEHLDAIDESARVIGAVNTINNIDGVLTGYNTDYLGAVRALQEVCELGSKRVAVIGAGGAARAVVYGCLHAAARVTVFNRNAERGQALTQDLGAQWGGSLDAFDAQAFDIVINATSVGFKQPDSNPLDGRLASHLIVMDVAFMPVQTALLLQAAALGCRTVPGTRMLVLQACRQIELYTGQDAPIDIMEQAMLEEIQRLKL